A part of Pseudomonadota bacterium genomic DNA contains:
- a CDS encoding MMPL family transporter, which translates to MIQSIHRLATAYIKFVSRHERTVLLLALATFAASVWISSGLELKSDLKELLPPDYQSVMELNRVLEHVGGIDSLIVAAEGPDVEANKRFMDDLAQRLADLAPGKIRYVNYKADRIRRFYEDHFLYYMDLKDLETFHSRLKRRVDYEKFKRTPFFLDLDEGEAAQPEGFDFDSLRERYEKRYRAPVETVDDYYGGEWGRMLIMVIRPFGTAMTVGAARSLVSAVEAVVEEMGPASYSPGMRVGFCGNVKSTIEEYETMKRDILSTSLLCIGLVSIAIVVYFLRIRVVFMLGGTLLLAISWTFAITRGVIGYLNAQTAFLGSIIVGTGINYGIILMARYLEERKRQRGPAEAMELAIEATAVPTFLAAVTTAVAFAVLFIARIRGLSQFGFIGALGVMLCWAATVLVLPAMMTASEKIHRFVRPRAAPRRESALFAMATRVAARSPAFIIGASLMAAVAAVVVIVRFAPNAIEYDFTKMRNQVSVSSGTEALEKRVSRLFKHSMTPSVALVDSIEQGRQACEAVMARNDALPPEEQRVGSCHSIYDLLPEGQEEKLPVIARIGALLSQEWLDKAGDRISSQVKRVKRSVLNRPLTVEDMPDDMTRHFEDRWGNRGALVFINPRPGMLLSDGRNLVRFADTIREITLPDGVVLHAASASLVFSDLISIIKDDAPLLTAASLAAVILLVLLMLKSVRRSAVIVISLLWAVLVMAGAAAFLGIKVNFFNFIVLPLTFGIGVDYAVNMAMRLRQEWPDGVAKAIRHTGPAVILCSVTTIIGYFVLTTANNQALATFGTAAVIGEIACISSAVLLVPACLVWYAAWRRGRKG; encoded by the coding sequence ATGATTCAAAGCATCCATCGACTGGCGACCGCGTATATCAAGTTCGTGTCCAGGCACGAGCGGACGGTGCTGCTCCTCGCGCTGGCGACCTTCGCGGCCTCGGTCTGGATATCGTCCGGCCTCGAGCTCAAGAGCGACCTCAAGGAGCTGCTACCCCCCGATTACCAAAGCGTCATGGAGCTCAACCGCGTGCTCGAGCACGTGGGCGGCATCGATTCGCTCATAGTCGCGGCCGAGGGCCCGGACGTCGAGGCGAACAAGCGCTTCATGGACGATCTCGCGCAGCGCCTCGCGGATCTTGCGCCCGGGAAGATACGCTACGTCAACTACAAGGCGGACCGGATCAGGCGGTTCTACGAGGACCACTTCCTGTACTACATGGATCTCAAGGACCTCGAGACGTTCCACTCGAGGCTCAAGCGGCGCGTGGATTACGAGAAGTTCAAGCGCACGCCGTTCTTTCTGGACCTCGACGAGGGTGAAGCCGCGCAGCCGGAGGGCTTCGACTTCGACTCGCTCAGGGAGCGATACGAAAAGCGCTACCGGGCCCCGGTGGAGACCGTGGACGACTATTACGGGGGCGAGTGGGGGCGCATGCTGATCATGGTGATAAGGCCCTTCGGCACCGCCATGACCGTCGGCGCCGCCAGGTCGCTCGTCTCCGCGGTGGAGGCAGTCGTGGAGGAGATGGGGCCCGCCTCCTATTCCCCGGGCATGAGGGTAGGGTTCTGCGGCAACGTGAAGAGCACGATCGAGGAATACGAGACGATGAAGAGGGACATCCTCTCCACGTCGCTGCTCTGCATAGGGCTGGTCTCCATCGCCATAGTCGTCTACTTCCTGCGCATCAGGGTCGTCTTCATGCTGGGGGGGACGCTCCTTCTGGCCATCTCATGGACCTTCGCGATCACGCGCGGTGTGATAGGCTATCTCAACGCCCAGACCGCTTTCCTCGGCTCCATAATCGTGGGCACGGGGATCAACTACGGCATAATACTGATGGCCCGCTATCTCGAGGAGCGCAAGAGGCAGAGGGGCCCGGCCGAGGCCATGGAGCTTGCGATCGAGGCGACCGCCGTGCCGACATTCCTCGCCGCGGTCACCACCGCCGTGGCGTTCGCGGTCCTGTTCATCGCCAGGATCCGGGGCCTGTCGCAGTTCGGCTTCATCGGCGCCCTCGGGGTCATGCTCTGCTGGGCGGCCACCGTGCTCGTCCTGCCTGCGATGATGACCGCCTCCGAGAAGATCCACCGATTCGTGAGGCCCAGGGCCGCGCCGAGGAGGGAGAGCGCGCTCTTCGCCATGGCGACGAGGGTCGCGGCCCGCTCCCCCGCGTTCATCATCGGGGCGTCGCTGATGGCGGCGGTGGCGGCGGTGGTCGTGATCGTCCGGTTCGCGCCCAATGCGATAGAGTACGACTTCACGAAGATGCGCAACCAGGTCTCGGTGAGCAGCGGGACCGAGGCGCTGGAGAAGAGGGTCAGCCGACTCTTCAAGCATTCGATGACTCCGTCGGTGGCGCTGGTCGACTCCATAGAGCAGGGCAGGCAGGCCTGCGAAGCGGTGATGGCCCGTAACGATGCGCTCCCGCCGGAGGAGCAAAGGGTCGGCAGCTGTCACTCCATATACGATCTGCTGCCCGAGGGCCAGGAGGAGAAGCTGCCGGTCATAGCGAGGATAGGCGCACTGCTGTCCCAGGAGTGGTTGGACAAGGCCGGCGACAGGATCTCCTCGCAGGTGAAGCGGGTGAAGCGCTCGGTTCTGAATCGTCCGCTGACGGTCGAGGACATGCCGGATGACATGACGCGCCATTTCGAGGACCGCTGGGGCAACAGGGGGGCGCTGGTCTTCATAAACCCGAGGCCGGGCATGCTGCTCTCCGACGGCCGCAACCTCGTCCGGTTCGCCGACACGATCAGGGAGATCACGTTGCCGGACGGGGTCGTCCTGCATGCGGCGAGCGCGTCCCTCGTGTTCTCCGACCTGATATCGATAATAAAGGACGACGCCCCGCTGCTCACCGCCGCGTCGCTGGCCGCCGTGATCCTGCTCGTGCTCCTCATGCTCAAGAGCGTGCGGCGCTCCGCCGTCATAGTCATCTCCCTGCTGTGGGCGGTCCTCGTGATGGCGGGAGCGGCGGCGTTCCTCGGCATAAAGGTCAACTTCTTCAACTTCATCGTGCTCCCGCTCACGTTCGGCATCGGCGTGGACTACGCGGTCAACATGGCCATGAGGCTCA
- a CDS encoding phosphatase PAP2 family protein, with protein MSTANNTFEFGITPRGFSLGAFFAWSRERALFRLAHLGFDIVFLAAMAVMLVATVLAMGGSIRFFQASVGLPLAIMVVALVTAACRRPGEWRDEVRHILRDWVPFLFIVFIYENMHDVAGQAMSFDIAGTLHDWDVALFGMEPTLWMQRFYSPLATDIFAVSYALYFAEPLVIMFLLSIWDMRQELRHMAMTVTLTFILGFIGYVFLPASPPRYFIEHLFTDPIRLQGQFIFNHLQGAWDSLSVVAGGAFPSLHVAISTVALIYAWRYRKLNRTCSAIWYAYVPLVTSLWVATVYLRHHWVIDIFAGWAVAGIAYAGTELLARARAGLCARYGLSV; from the coding sequence ATGTCCACGGCGAACAACACCTTTGAATTCGGCATCACCCCTCGGGGTTTTTCCCTTGGGGCCTTTTTCGCCTGGTCCAGGGAGAGGGCGCTCTTTCGGCTCGCCCACCTGGGCTTTGACATCGTGTTTCTGGCGGCCATGGCCGTGATGCTCGTGGCGACGGTGCTGGCCATGGGCGGGAGCATCCGCTTCTTCCAGGCCTCGGTCGGGCTCCCGCTGGCCATCATGGTGGTGGCGCTGGTGACCGCGGCCTGTCGGAGGCCCGGAGAGTGGCGCGACGAGGTGAGGCACATCCTCAGGGACTGGGTGCCGTTCCTCTTCATCGTGTTCATCTACGAGAACATGCACGACGTGGCGGGCCAGGCGATGAGCTTCGACATCGCCGGTACCCTGCACGACTGGGACGTGGCCCTCTTCGGCATGGAGCCCACGCTCTGGATGCAGCGCTTCTACTCGCCGCTGGCCACCGACATCTTCGCGGTCTCGTACGCCCTCTACTTCGCGGAGCCGCTGGTCATCATGTTCCTGCTCTCCATATGGGACATGCGGCAGGAGCTTAGGCACATGGCCATGACCGTGACGCTCACGTTCATACTGGGCTTTATCGGCTACGTATTTCTGCCCGCCTCGCCGCCGAGATATTTCATAGAGCACCTCTTCACCGATCCGATCAGGCTGCAGGGGCAGTTCATATTCAATCACCTGCAGGGGGCGTGGGACAGCCTCTCCGTGGTGGCGGGCGGCGCCTTCCCCAGCCTCCATGTCGCGATCTCGACCGTGGCCCTGATCTACGCGTGGCGCTATCGGAAGCTGAACAGGACCTGCAGCGCCATATGGTACGCATACGTCCCCCTGGTGACCAGCCTCTGGGTAGCGACCGTGTATCTGCGGCACCACTGGGTCATCGACATTTTCGCCGGATGGGCGGTTGCGGGGATCGCCTATGCCGGGACTGAGCTGCTCGCTCGAGCCCGCGCAGGCCTCTGCGCGCGCTACGGGCTATCGGTCTGA